From Bacillus pumilus, one genomic window encodes:
- a CDS encoding TIGR01212 family radical SAM protein (This family includes YhcC from E. coli K-12, an uncharacterized radical SAM protein.) — protein MDQHNPFLYSNSEKRYHTWNYHLREHFGHKVFKVALDGGFDCPNRDGTVAHGGCTFCSAAGSGDFAGNRADDLITQFNEIKDRMHTKWKDGKYMAYFQAYTNTHAPLPVLKEKFETVMNLDGVVGLSIATRPDCLPDDVVEYLAELNERTYLWVELGLQTVHERTAMLINRAHDYECYVEGVEKLRKHGIRVCSHIINGLPLENRDMMMETAKAVADLDVQGIKIHLLHLLKGTPMVKQYEKGKLEFLSQEEYVQLVCDQLEILPPEMIIHRITGDGPIELMVGPMWSVNKWEVLNAINAELERRNSYQGKRFVRLEEAAK, from the coding sequence TTGGATCAGCATAACCCTTTTTTATATTCAAACAGCGAAAAACGCTATCACACATGGAACTATCATTTGCGAGAGCACTTTGGTCATAAAGTATTTAAAGTGGCCTTAGACGGCGGCTTTGACTGCCCAAACCGTGATGGTACTGTAGCCCACGGAGGCTGTACATTTTGCAGTGCAGCTGGGTCTGGTGATTTTGCAGGAAACCGGGCTGATGATCTCATCACTCAATTTAACGAAATCAAAGACCGGATGCACACAAAATGGAAAGACGGAAAATATATGGCGTATTTTCAAGCGTATACAAACACACACGCCCCGCTTCCTGTTTTAAAGGAAAAATTTGAAACCGTTATGAATTTGGATGGTGTGGTTGGTTTATCTATTGCGACAAGACCTGACTGCCTGCCAGATGACGTGGTGGAGTATTTAGCCGAATTAAATGAGCGCACTTATCTCTGGGTAGAGCTTGGTCTTCAAACGGTTCATGAACGGACAGCAATGCTCATTAACCGTGCCCATGATTATGAATGCTACGTAGAAGGTGTAGAAAAACTGCGAAAACACGGAATTCGTGTCTGCTCGCATATCATCAACGGACTGCCTCTAGAAAACCGGGACATGATGATGGAAACAGCAAAAGCTGTCGCAGATTTAGATGTGCAAGGAATTAAAATTCATTTACTTCACCTTTTAAAAGGAACCCCAATGGTCAAGCAATACGAAAAAGGCAAATTGGAGTTTCTAAGCCAGGAAGAATATGTTCAGCTTGTTTGTGATCAACTGGAGATCCTGCCGCCAGAAATGATTATTCACCGCATTACAGGGGATGGCCCAATTGAATTAATGGTTGGTCCGATGTGGAGTGTAAACAAGTGGGAAGTACTAAATGCCATTAATGCTGAGCTCGAAAGACGTAACAGCTACCAAGGCAAACGTTTCGTCAGATTGGAAGAAGCAGCCAAATGA
- a CDS encoding GntR family transcriptional regulator yields the protein MIQIDPRSAAPLYEQIIEQLKILCLKGVMKPGDKLPSVRELATIIIANPNTVSKAYKELEREGIIETLRGRGTYVTEGAQLKLNEGKVLEMKEQLKQLIIEAHYAGIDIQQLKEWIEEIGSSLEGGKQVD from the coding sequence ATGATTCAAATAGATCCACGAAGCGCTGCGCCATTATATGAACAAATCATTGAGCAACTCAAAATTTTATGTCTAAAAGGTGTAATGAAACCTGGTGACAAACTGCCCTCTGTCAGAGAGCTCGCCACCATTATCATCGCCAACCCAAACACCGTCAGTAAAGCATATAAAGAGCTTGAGCGGGAAGGGATTATTGAAACACTAAGAGGCCGCGGTACGTATGTAACAGAAGGGGCTCAGTTAAAGCTGAATGAAGGGAAGGTGTTGGAGATGAAGGAGCAATTAAAACAACTCATCATAGAAGCTCATTATGCCGGTATTGATATTCAACAACTGAAGGAATGGATAGAAGAGATCGGCTCAAGTCTTGAGGGAGGAAAACAAGTTGATTGA
- the asnB gene encoding asparagine synthase (glutamine-hydrolyzing), with product MCGFVGVFNHRPLSETTEQEELIKQMNRLIVHRGPDDEGYFHDEHVGFGFRRLSIIDVEHGKQPLSYEDEKYWIIFNGEIYNYVELKEELVKKGYTFSTDSDTEVLLATYRHYKEEAASKLRGMFAFLIWDKEAQQLYGARDPFGIKPLYFTQMDEQVYFASERKSLMAVNENILFDETSLQQYMSFQFVPEPNTLDQKVHKVEPGHQFILRPGQEIEFKTYWKVQFKPEQTQEQKLIEEVRDAIYDSVKVHMRSDVPVGSFLSGGIDSSFIVSVAKELHPELKTFSVGFQQDGFSEVDVAKETADKLGLQNFSAVISPEEYMNELPKIVWHLDDPLADPAAIPLYFVAKEAKKQVTVVLSGEGADELFGGYNIYREPLSLKPFESVPSMLKKLLLRLARLMPEGMKGKSFIVRGCTPLEERYIGNAKIFEEPVKKNLLKHYDPSITYRDVTKTYFEESAGYSDINKMQYVDIHTWMRGDILLKADKMTMANSLELRVPFLDKVVFEAASKIPEELKTKDGTTKYLLRKAAEGIVPDHVLNRKKLGFPVPIRHWLKNEMNAWAKDIIKNSQTDEYINKEYVLDLLNEHCAGKADHSRKIWTVLIFMIWHSIYVERSIDPEQLNHQPKEVIFS from the coding sequence ATGTGTGGGTTTGTTGGTGTATTTAATCACCGTCCATTGTCCGAAACTACTGAGCAGGAAGAGTTAATTAAACAAATGAATCGTCTCATCGTTCACCGTGGTCCCGATGATGAGGGTTACTTTCATGACGAGCATGTAGGATTTGGATTTAGACGTTTAAGTATTATAGATGTTGAGCACGGAAAGCAGCCGCTTTCTTATGAAGATGAAAAGTATTGGATTATTTTCAACGGAGAAATTTATAACTATGTGGAGCTGAAGGAAGAGCTTGTGAAAAAGGGCTATACGTTCAGCACAGATTCTGATACGGAAGTACTGCTTGCCACATACCGTCATTATAAAGAAGAGGCGGCTTCTAAACTTCGCGGCATGTTTGCATTTTTAATTTGGGATAAAGAAGCGCAGCAATTATATGGCGCGAGAGATCCTTTTGGCATCAAACCGCTTTATTTTACACAAATGGATGAGCAAGTGTACTTTGCGTCTGAACGCAAAAGCTTGATGGCTGTGAACGAGAACATTTTATTTGATGAGACTTCATTGCAGCAGTACATGTCGTTCCAGTTCGTTCCTGAGCCAAATACACTTGATCAAAAGGTGCACAAAGTTGAGCCTGGTCATCAGTTTATTTTACGCCCAGGACAGGAGATCGAATTTAAGACATACTGGAAGGTTCAATTCAAGCCTGAACAAACACAAGAACAGAAATTAATAGAAGAAGTACGCGATGCAATCTATGATTCTGTGAAAGTTCACATGAGAAGTGATGTACCTGTTGGTTCATTCCTATCAGGTGGTATTGATTCTTCCTTCATCGTGTCTGTCGCAAAGGAATTACACCCTGAGCTGAAGACATTCTCTGTTGGCTTCCAGCAGGATGGCTTTAGTGAAGTCGATGTCGCGAAGGAAACAGCTGATAAGCTAGGCTTACAAAACTTCAGTGCCGTTATTTCTCCAGAGGAATATATGAACGAGCTTCCGAAGATTGTCTGGCATTTAGACGATCCTTTAGCTGATCCGGCGGCGATTCCATTGTATTTTGTGGCAAAAGAAGCGAAGAAACAAGTGACGGTTGTTCTTTCAGGTGAGGGAGCGGACGAGCTGTTCGGCGGATATAATATTTACCGTGAGCCTCTTTCTCTTAAACCATTTGAATCTGTACCATCTATGCTGAAAAAGCTTCTTCTTCGTCTGGCGCGATTAATGCCAGAAGGAATGAAAGGGAAGAGCTTTATCGTTCGCGGCTGTACGCCATTAGAGGAACGTTATATCGGTAATGCGAAAATCTTTGAAGAGCCAGTGAAGAAAAACCTCTTAAAACATTATGATCCAAGCATCACGTATCGTGACGTAACGAAGACATACTTCGAGGAAAGCGCAGGCTATAGTGATATTAACAAAATGCAATATGTTGATATTCATACGTGGATGCGCGGAGACATCTTACTGAAAGCAGACAAGATGACGATGGCGAATTCTCTTGAGCTTCGTGTTCCATTCCTTGATAAGGTCGTTTTTGAAGCGGCTTCTAAAATTCCAGAAGAGCTGAAAACAAAAGATGGCACAACGAAATATTTATTGCGTAAAGCAGCAGAAGGCATTGTGCCTGACCATGTGTTAAACCGTAAAAAGCTTGGTTTCCCTGTGCCAATTCGTCATTGGCTGAAAAATGAGATGAATGCTTGGGCGAAAGACATCATCAAAAACAGTCAAACAGATGAATACATTAACAAAGAGTATGTGCTTGATTTATTAAATGAGCATTGTGCTGGCAAAGCAGATCATAGCCGTAAGATTTGGACCGTCCTCATCTTTATGATCTGGCACAGCATTTATGTGGAGCGCAGCATTGATCCAGAGCAGTTGAATCATCAACCGAAAGAAGTCATCTTTAGTTAA
- a CDS encoding tRNA (mnm(5)s(2)U34)-methyltransferase, translated as MILKRMLPFSKELLERACQKGDIVIDATMGNGHDTRYLADLVGNDGQVFAFDVQEEALQQTRKRLGEGYPYVHLIHDGHEKLAHHLPKDVYGHISGAVFNLGYLPGGDKAVTTQAHTTIEAIEQLLDWLKPGGLIVLVIYHGHSAGKREKEVLLDYCRSLPHEEVQVLSYQYMNIQNDPPFVVAIEKKLKS; from the coding sequence ATGATTTTGAAACGCATGCTCCCTTTTAGTAAAGAGCTGTTAGAACGGGCTTGTCAAAAAGGCGACATCGTCATTGATGCAACGATGGGAAATGGCCACGATACACGCTATTTAGCTGATCTTGTAGGAAATGATGGACAAGTTTTCGCATTCGACGTACAAGAGGAAGCCCTACAGCAGACGAGAAAAAGGCTTGGCGAGGGATATCCTTACGTTCATCTGATCCACGATGGGCATGAAAAACTGGCTCATCACCTGCCAAAGGATGTTTATGGACATATTTCTGGTGCGGTGTTTAACCTTGGATACCTGCCCGGAGGCGATAAAGCCGTCACCACTCAGGCTCATACAACCATCGAAGCCATCGAGCAGCTCCTCGACTGGCTTAAACCCGGCGGTCTGATCGTCCTTGTGATTTACCATGGACACTCCGCAGGAAAAAGAGAAAAAGAAGTACTTCTCGACTATTGCAGATCACTTCCTCATGAAGAGGTACAAGTTTTATCATATCAATACATGAATATTCAAAACGACCCGCCTTTTGTGGTCGCCATTGAAAAAAAGCTCAAATCCTAA
- a CDS encoding YtzC family protein — MATRQSIDEFIQKSTETLEFANEQFDLNLRQEHYNEDEFSKAQLMLEDAVNELEKLKDVANDQQRERLDRARVQIQSLQNQMILGISYDNE; from the coding sequence ATGGCAACAAGGCAGTCGATCGATGAATTTATCCAAAAAAGTACTGAAACCCTTGAGTTTGCAAATGAGCAATTTGATTTGAACTTACGCCAAGAGCATTATAATGAGGACGAATTTTCTAAGGCGCAGCTTATGCTTGAAGATGCGGTGAACGAATTAGAAAAATTAAAAGATGTCGCCAATGACCAGCAAAGAGAGCGATTAGACAGGGCGCGTGTTCAAATTCAAAGCTTGCAAAATCAAATGATTTTAGGTATTTCTTACGACAACGAATGA
- a CDS encoding tetraprenyl-beta-curcumene synthase family protein: MSVPERPFALMTKVYKDIFPLVHQELKKWRAHAEMIENEELRTQALASISSKTFHCEGGGILSLLAGEAKETCIEFIVAYQTISDYLDNLCDRSTSLDPKDFHMLHQAMRDALDIHAELKPYYQFRDDQEDHGYLHALVRTCQDVLTRLKHYPIIQPYLHTLCDYYSDLQVHKHVVPHERVPRLESWFRQYEKDLPKMEWYEFSACAGSTLGIFCLVAYALQPDFTEKQAKQIYESYFPYIQGLHILLDYLIDQEEDRLGGDLNFCSYYASHHEMMDRLQHFIEKADEQLKGIPHENFHKLINRGLLAVYLSDEKVTAQKEMNKLAKRLIKSSGKTSFFFYINGRAYRTYQKMPWMKSS; encoded by the coding sequence TTGTCAGTACCAGAGCGTCCTTTTGCACTGATGACAAAGGTGTATAAAGATATTTTTCCGCTTGTTCATCAGGAGCTGAAAAAGTGGCGGGCTCATGCAGAAATGATTGAAAATGAAGAACTGCGAACGCAGGCACTAGCGAGCATATCGAGTAAAACCTTTCACTGTGAAGGCGGAGGCATTTTATCTCTCCTAGCAGGTGAGGCGAAAGAAACGTGTATTGAATTCATTGTGGCGTATCAAACCATCAGTGATTACTTAGATAACCTATGTGACCGCAGCACGTCGCTGGATCCAAAAGATTTTCATATGCTGCATCAAGCGATGAGAGATGCGCTTGATATTCATGCTGAGCTCAAGCCTTACTATCAATTCCGTGATGATCAAGAGGATCATGGGTATTTACATGCGCTTGTCCGCACATGCCAAGACGTGCTTACGCGCCTTAAGCATTATCCGATCATTCAGCCATATTTACACACGCTGTGTGATTACTACAGTGATTTGCAAGTACATAAACATGTCGTTCCTCATGAACGGGTCCCGCGTCTAGAATCGTGGTTTCGCCAATATGAAAAGGATTTGCCTAAGATGGAATGGTATGAATTTTCAGCTTGTGCAGGATCAACGTTAGGGATTTTCTGTCTTGTGGCGTATGCGCTGCAGCCGGATTTTACAGAAAAGCAGGCGAAGCAAATTTACGAAAGCTATTTCCCTTATATCCAAGGTCTGCACATTTTACTTGATTACTTAATTGACCAAGAAGAAGACCGGCTTGGGGGAGATCTGAACTTTTGCTCCTACTATGCTTCTCATCATGAGATGATGGATAGACTTCAGCATTTTATTGAAAAAGCGGATGAGCAGCTGAAAGGCATTCCGCACGAAAACTTTCACAAATTGATTAACAGAGGGTTACTGGCAGTCTATTTGTCCGATGAAAAAGTGACAGCTCAAAAAGAGATGAATAAGCTGGCAAAACGGCTGATCAAATCAAGCGGGAAAACATCATTCTTTTTCTATATCAACGGAAGAGCTTACCGGACCTATCAGAAAATGCCTTGGATGAAATCCTCATAA
- a CDS encoding alpha/beta hydrolase: MWTWHAERPVGTIVIVHGASEYHGRYKWLIEMWRNAGYHVVMGDLPGQGTSTRARGHIRSFQEYIDTIDEWIEHAKSFRLPTFLLGHSMGGLISIEWIKQYTHTKIDGLILSSPCLGLQFKPKKLMDFASKGLNVLAPSFKVESGLSIELATRNQAVIEADSNDSLYVTKVSVRWYRELIKNIDAAMQPTNVFKSIPLLLMQAGDDKIVDKTRVIKWFNGIESTNKSYREWEELYHEIFNEPEREDVFKAARAFTDQYI, translated from the coding sequence TTGTGGACTTGGCATGCTGAAAGACCAGTTGGTACAATTGTAATTGTACATGGTGCGAGTGAATATCACGGCCGATATAAATGGCTGATCGAAATGTGGCGAAATGCAGGCTATCACGTCGTTATGGGTGACCTCCCTGGGCAAGGGACATCGACACGTGCGCGCGGCCACATTCGCTCGTTTCAGGAATACATTGATACAATAGATGAATGGATCGAACATGCGAAATCATTCAGGCTTCCTACTTTTTTACTTGGACACAGTATGGGTGGACTCATTTCAATTGAGTGGATCAAGCAGTATACCCATACGAAGATTGATGGCCTTATTTTATCATCACCTTGTTTAGGTCTGCAATTTAAACCGAAGAAGCTAATGGATTTTGCATCAAAAGGTCTAAATGTGCTGGCACCGTCCTTTAAAGTCGAGTCAGGGCTGTCGATTGAACTAGCCACACGGAATCAGGCTGTGATTGAGGCAGACTCAAATGATTCTCTTTACGTAACAAAGGTGTCGGTTCGCTGGTACCGAGAGCTGATCAAAAATATTGATGCGGCCATGCAGCCAACGAATGTCTTTAAATCGATTCCGCTCCTTTTAATGCAGGCGGGCGATGATAAGATCGTGGATAAAACGAGGGTGATCAAATGGTTCAATGGCATTGAATCAACCAATAAATCATACCGTGAATGGGAAGAACTGTATCACGAAATTTTTAATGAACCGGAAAGAGAAGATGTGTTTAAGGCAGCAAGAGCCTTTACAGATCAATATATTTGA
- a CDS encoding gamma carbonic anhydrase family protein, which produces MIYPYHQFTPEIHESVFVADNVTITGNVTIGEYSSVWFQTVIRGDVAPVRIGKNVNIQDLSCLHQSPGKTLLIEDGATIGHQVTLHSSIIRKNALIGMGSIILDGAEIGEGAFIGAGSLVPQGKVIPKGSLAFGRPAKVVRQLTDEDIQDMDRIRREYVEKGQYYRSLLSR; this is translated from the coding sequence GTGATTTATCCATATCATCAGTTTACACCTGAGATTCATGAATCGGTCTTTGTCGCAGATAACGTCACCATTACTGGTAATGTCACGATTGGAGAATATTCGAGCGTGTGGTTTCAAACCGTCATCAGAGGCGATGTCGCTCCTGTGAGAATTGGAAAAAACGTCAATATTCAAGATTTATCCTGTCTGCATCAAAGTCCTGGAAAAACACTTCTTATAGAAGATGGTGCTACCATTGGACACCAAGTCACATTACATAGCTCAATCATTCGAAAAAATGCCCTCATTGGTATGGGGTCCATCATTCTCGATGGTGCAGAAATTGGCGAAGGTGCCTTTATCGGTGCAGGTAGTCTTGTCCCTCAAGGAAAGGTTATTCCAAAAGGATCACTCGCTTTTGGCCGTCCAGCCAAGGTCGTCCGTCAGTTAACAGATGAAGATATCCAAGACATGGACAGAATCCGTAGAGAATATGTAGAAAAAGGACAATACTATCGTTCCCTTTTATCCCGTTAA